Part of the Chromatiaceae bacterium genome is shown below.
GACACCTCGCAGGTCGACGCGACGCTCGACTCGCGGTTGAGCAGTCTGATCGCCCCCTTGCTCGCCGGCGAGCGGGTGCGTGACAGCGAAGGGGGTGACTAGCATGGTCACACCGGTCGGCCGCAATGACATCTGGTCGGCACGTATACGCCGGCTCGGTGACCGCCTCGGCGGGAGCCGTGGCCTGGTGGTCGAAGGCAAGCTGACCCGCATGGTGGGACTGACGCTGGAAGCGGTCGGTTGCCGCGCGGCGATCGGTGGACGCTGCGATGTGATCAACAGCAACGGCGAGCGGATCGAGGCCGAGGTGGTCGGATTCTCGGGCGAAAGCCTCTACCTGATGCCGACGGGCGATATCCGCGGGCTCGAGCCGGATGCCCGGGTGGTACCGACCGGCCGGATCAGCGAAGCCACGGTCGGCGACGAACTCCTCGGGCGCATCATCGACGGCAGCGGTCGGCCGCTGGATGGCAGGGGTCTGCTGCACGCAAACAAACGCTGGCCATTGAACGGCGGCTATATCAATCCGCTGGCGCGCGCACCGATCCGCAAACCCCTGGACGTCGGGATCCGGGCGATCAATTCGCTGCTGAGTGTCGGCCGGGGACAGCGGCTCGGCCTGTTCGCCGGGTCCGGTGTCGGCAAGTCCGTGCTGCTCGGCATGATGACGCGCTACACCGATGCCGACGTGGTGGTCGTGGGGCTGATCGGCGAGCGTGGCCGGGAGGTCAAGGAGTTCGTTGACAATATCCTCGGCGAGGAAGGGCTTGCGCGTTCGGTGGTGGTCGCCGTGCCGGCCGACCAGCCGCCGTTGCGGCGTATGCACGGGGCGATGCTGGCCACCGCAATCGCCGAATATTTCCGCGATCAGGGCAAGCACGTCCTGTTGCTGATGGACTCGCTGACACGTTTCGCCCAGGCGCAGCGCGAGATCGGTCTGGCCATCAACGAACCGCCGGCGACCAAGGGATATCCACCCTCAGTCTTTGCCAAGCTGCCGCAGCTGGTCGAACGCGCCGGCAACGGCGACCGGGGTGGTGGTTCGATCACTGCTTTCTACACGGTGCTGGTCGAGGGGGATGACCAGAACGACCCGATCGCCGACGCGGCCCGCGCAATCCTCGACGGGCACATTGTGCTTTCCAGGCGCCTGGCCGAATCCGGTCAGTATCCGGCGATCGATATCGAGGCCTCGGTCAGTCGCGCAATGAACGAAATTACTGACCGTCAGCATCAACAGGCAGCGCGAGAGTTCAAACAGCTCTATAGTCTGTACGAG
Proteins encoded:
- the fliI gene encoding flagellar protein export ATPase FliI yields the protein MVTPVGRNDIWSARIRRLGDRLGGSRGLVVEGKLTRMVGLTLEAVGCRAAIGGRCDVINSNGERIEAEVVGFSGESLYLMPTGDIRGLEPDARVVPTGRISEATVGDELLGRIIDGSGRPLDGRGLLHANKRWPLNGGYINPLARAPIRKPLDVGIRAINSLLSVGRGQRLGLFAGSGVGKSVLLGMMTRYTDADVVVVGLIGERGREVKEFVDNILGEEGLARSVVVAVPADQPPLRRMHGAMLATAIAEYFRDQGKHVLLLMDSLTRFAQAQREIGLAINEPPATKGYPPSVFAKLPQLVERAGNGDRGGGSITAFYTVLVEGDDQNDPIADAARAILDGHIVLSRRLAESGQYPAIDIEASVSRAMNEITDRQHQQAAREFKQLYSLYEQNRDLISVGAYELGSNDQIDLAIGAMPSLREFLHQDMRTRFDLRDSLDDLMTLFPQEQLPVASGTR